From the Planctomycetota bacterium genome, one window contains:
- a CDS encoding GNAT family N-acetyltransferase has protein sequence MEIRELSDSDAAALIALYRAVLPDSPTAENGSFDAARAFLVDPTSFVLGAYDDDEPVGLAWGVQMRSPSGRLTSYLHELDVRGHWRRRGIGAALVRTAMDVARRHG, from the coding sequence GTGGAGATCCGCGAACTCTCCGACAGCGACGCCGCCGCGCTGATCGCGCTCTACCGGGCAGTGCTCCCCGACTCCCCCACGGCCGAGAACGGCAGCTTCGACGCTGCACGCGCTTTCCTCGTCGACCCGACCTCGTTCGTGCTCGGCGCGTACGACGACGACGAACCGGTCGGGCTCGCCTGGGGTGTCCAGATGAGATCGCCCAGCGGACGGTTGACGTCGTACCTCCACGAGCTGGATGTGCGCGGGCACTGGCGTCGCCGAGGCATTGGCGCGGCGCTCGTTCGGACGGCGATGGACGTTGCGCGACGGCATGGC